The following proteins are co-located in the Phytoactinopolyspora mesophila genome:
- a CDS encoding DUF5819 family protein: MQQTRPVWLKFLAGIAGLAVAAHLAVTALFVGPDNAAKDALKEPMNAYMLPMFQQNWSLFAPNPIGTERSLLVRAWFDDQRHTEWVDVTELEIDAAVLHNLTPSRVGIVTRRVATRIGQQHGRMTTEERRALASHYHDDAWNRLNARLMREEDRSPASRIAYVLRYDRAITAYATQFAYAWWGEDAGIKYVQFKTEEERAISFADRHRDLDPRVTTREFGRRPLLEHDGQDREAFAAAIERFAK; this comes from the coding sequence ATGCAGCAAACGAGGCCGGTCTGGCTCAAGTTCCTGGCTGGCATAGCTGGCTTAGCTGTCGCGGCACATTTGGCTGTGACCGCGTTATTCGTGGGTCCTGACAACGCTGCGAAGGACGCGTTGAAGGAGCCGATGAACGCGTACATGCTCCCGATGTTTCAGCAGAACTGGAGCCTCTTCGCGCCGAACCCCATAGGAACCGAACGATCGTTGCTGGTGCGGGCTTGGTTCGACGACCAACGCCACACCGAGTGGGTGGATGTGACGGAACTGGAAATCGACGCCGCGGTTTTGCACAACCTGACGCCCTCGAGAGTTGGGATTGTCACCCGGCGAGTCGCTACCCGGATCGGCCAGCAGCACGGGCGCATGACCACCGAGGAACGGCGCGCGCTGGCCAGTCACTATCACGACGATGCGTGGAACCGGCTTAATGCCCGGTTGATGCGAGAGGAAGACCGCTCGCCGGCAAGCCGCATCGCTTACGTGCTCAGATACGATCGCGCGATCACCGCCTATGCGACCCAGTTTGCCTACGCCTGGTGGGGCGAGGATGCCGGAATCAAGTACGTGCAGTTCAAGACCGAAGAAGAACGAGCCATCAGCTTCGCCGACCGGCATCGCGATCTAGACCCAAGAGTGACCACCCGCGAATTCGGACGCCGGCCGCTACTGGAGCACGACGGGCAGGACCGTGAGGCGTTCGCCGCCGCCATTGAGAGGTTCGCCAAATGA
- a CDS encoding HTTM domain-containing protein has protein sequence MSAPAPPLWNEHVSPKLRFGEEWLLGAKRATYGIALVRILFGLTALGFLAANWLNRHYLWGDAARWLEPIDDNGGFTWPFTFFHGGGSQLELNLKLGLVAVLLVLLVLGWRTRMLAPIILLLWVSLIEAQPIYGDQSDNIFRILFFYMCFADTSGRWSLDARRRAKQAAGQWQSPIQLKISPELRSNASMVAILFHNLAILAVGAQICIIYVASGLYKVQGEFWQDGTAVYYPMQVGQYAPWPALNDFLGSSALGVMVITYFSVLIQIFFPLMLLRRTTRVLALISVAGMHLGIAVIMGLPFFSLFILAGDMVFIRDSTYVSIQRWARGRWRQRRDQRESKKAAELKPGLESEQEPVSVSSAARAG, from the coding sequence ATGAGTGCGCCAGCTCCGCCGCTGTGGAATGAACATGTGTCGCCGAAGCTGCGCTTCGGTGAGGAATGGCTGCTGGGCGCGAAACGCGCCACCTACGGTATCGCCCTTGTCCGGATCTTGTTTGGCTTGACTGCTCTGGGATTCCTGGCTGCGAACTGGCTGAATCGACATTATCTCTGGGGCGACGCCGCGCGCTGGCTGGAGCCGATCGATGACAACGGTGGCTTCACCTGGCCGTTTACGTTCTTCCACGGTGGTGGTAGTCAGCTCGAGCTGAATCTGAAGCTTGGCCTGGTGGCCGTGCTCCTGGTGTTGCTCGTGCTCGGGTGGCGCACCAGAATGCTTGCGCCGATCATCCTCCTGCTCTGGGTGAGCTTGATCGAGGCACAGCCGATCTATGGCGACCAAAGCGACAACATCTTCCGGATCCTCTTCTTTTACATGTGCTTTGCTGATACATCCGGGCGATGGTCGCTTGACGCCCGCCGGCGAGCCAAACAGGCCGCCGGCCAATGGCAGAGCCCCATACAGCTGAAGATCTCACCCGAGCTACGTTCGAACGCGTCGATGGTCGCCATTTTGTTTCATAATCTGGCGATCCTGGCCGTCGGCGCACAGATCTGTATCATTTATGTCGCTTCAGGTCTGTACAAGGTTCAGGGTGAATTCTGGCAGGACGGCACGGCGGTCTATTACCCCATGCAGGTTGGCCAGTACGCCCCATGGCCGGCGCTCAACGATTTCCTGGGTTCAAGTGCCCTCGGCGTGATGGTCATCACGTATTTCTCCGTGCTGATCCAGATCTTCTTCCCGTTGATGCTCCTGCGGCGCACGACGCGCGTACTGGCTCTGATCAGCGTGGCGGGCATGCATCTTGGAATTGCCGTGATCATGGGCCTGCCGTTCTTCTCCTTGTTCATCTTGGCCGGCGACATGGTATTTATCCGGGACTCCACGTACGTCAGCATCCAGCGCTGGGCTCGTGGTAGATGGCGGCAACGGCGTGACCAGCGTGAGAGCAAGAAGGCGGCTGAGCTGAAACCCGGGCTGGAGTCCGAGCAGGAGCCGGTGTCCGTGTCTTCCGCGGCTCGCGCCGGCTGA
- a CDS encoding choice-of-anchor G family protein yields MTFDSRKRRQLLSSSVAAGAVAALTSTALAMPASAAEGDYSRAEARFLAGEVLGVDLDEIVELAGVEVENFGTEEPVTEANPLDITILDTIDIDIPGGIQLPLSDIIELGAVNQWADARDNGTSSAATGAVADNGGVGTGVDAGFPGNANFNLTNLLGENFTDLIADLELELGAISSEAHLVGPTDLELQDTEDVGDGFTLTRDYEIAGGYLKLELPLLGGLLPDILNSVGEVDDEVNASLSEQGLTNSLGSLGSNDDEVASDARGAVAEMLSEPVAKSAIELDLGAGTLIIDLNELLDGGLNGQPPNTELLSSAVLGGLLGNLTDLLDDLLGDILGLVQESVEQTVEQAQADDAAADEALEAAIGLGDILDGLLGLLNLDELIDDLGDVLAKVISIKLNYQPDQPMNNSAQAEMLRSIPLAGADTADLESGGPFRVSALYIDVLPADSLAVVDLARSEVGPNLAQEQEVEVDVDADVDADVDADVDADVDADVDADVDADVDADVDADVDADVDADVDADVDADVDADVDADVDADVDADVDADADAEVDADADADGNGLPDTGSNILWLLLVVGLLAAGGYTMYMTSRNRKAAAQG; encoded by the coding sequence ATGACGTTTGACAGTAGAAAGCGCCGACAGCTGCTTAGCAGCAGCGTCGCCGCAGGGGCCGTAGCGGCCCTGACGTCGACGGCGCTGGCGATGCCAGCGTCGGCGGCAGAGGGAGATTACTCGCGGGCGGAAGCCCGATTCCTGGCGGGCGAGGTCCTCGGTGTGGACCTCGACGAAATCGTCGAGCTGGCCGGCGTCGAGGTCGAGAACTTCGGCACCGAGGAGCCAGTCACCGAGGCTAACCCGCTGGACATCACCATCCTCGACACCATCGACATCGACATCCCGGGCGGCATCCAGCTGCCGCTGAGCGACATCATCGAACTCGGTGCGGTCAACCAGTGGGCGGACGCCAGGGACAACGGTACGTCGAGCGCGGCTACCGGCGCTGTCGCCGACAACGGCGGCGTCGGCACCGGTGTGGACGCCGGTTTCCCGGGTAACGCCAACTTCAACCTCACCAACCTGCTCGGTGAGAACTTCACCGACCTGATCGCCGATCTCGAGCTCGAACTCGGCGCGATCTCGTCGGAGGCGCATCTGGTTGGTCCTACCGACTTGGAGTTGCAGGACACCGAGGATGTCGGTGACGGCTTCACCCTCACTCGCGACTACGAGATCGCCGGTGGCTACCTGAAGCTTGAACTTCCGCTGCTGGGTGGTCTGCTGCCGGACATTCTCAACAGCGTCGGCGAGGTCGACGACGAGGTCAACGCGTCGCTGAGCGAGCAGGGTCTGACCAACTCGCTCGGATCGCTGGGCTCGAACGATGACGAGGTCGCCAGCGATGCCCGGGGCGCGGTCGCAGAGATGCTCAGTGAGCCGGTGGCCAAGTCGGCGATCGAGCTGGACCTGGGCGCGGGCACTCTGATCATCGATCTCAACGAGCTGCTCGACGGCGGCCTGAACGGTCAGCCGCCGAACACCGAACTGCTCAGCTCCGCAGTGCTGGGAGGTCTCCTTGGCAACCTGACGGACCTGCTGGACGACCTGCTGGGTGACATCCTGGGCCTGGTGCAGGAGTCCGTCGAGCAGACTGTTGAGCAGGCCCAGGCCGACGACGCCGCGGCTGATGAGGCGCTCGAGGCCGCTATTGGCCTCGGTGACATCCTCGATGGCCTGCTGGGCCTGCTGAACCTCGACGAGCTGATCGACGATCTCGGTGACGTCCTAGCCAAGGTGATCTCCATCAAGCTGAACTACCAGCCCGATCAGCCGATGAACAACAGCGCCCAGGCCGAGATGCTGCGCAGCATCCCGCTCGCGGGCGCCGACACGGCCGACCTCGAGTCCGGAGGCCCGTTCCGGGTGTCGGCTCTCTACATCGACGTGCTGCCGGCCGACAGCCTGGCAGTTGTCGACCTGGCTCGCTCCGAGGTCGGACCGAACCTGGCCCAGGAGCAAGAGGTCGAGGTCGACGTCGACGCGGATGTCGATGCTGATGTTGACGCGGACGTGGATGCTGATGTTGACGCGGATGTCGATGCTGATGTTGACGCGGATGTCGATGCGGACGTGGATGCTGATGTTGACGCGGATGTCGATGCTGATGTCGATGCGGACGTGGATGCTGATGTTGACGCGGATGTCGATGCGGACGTGGATGCTGATGTTGACGCGGACGTGGATGCCGACGCTGACGCGGAGGTCGACGCCGACGCTGACGCCGACGGTAATGGCCTGCCCGACACCGGTTCGAACATCCTGTGGCTGCTTCTTGTGGTCGGCCTGCTGGCTGCCGGTGGCTACACGATGTACATGACGAGCCGCAACCGCAAGGCGGCGGCACAGGGGTAA
- a CDS encoding DUF5819 family protein: MSDKQDEQRSDYVPPIARGIAFFLVGLLGIHFAATFLWNAPDNPIKDSVRDEMRSYIQPFFQQNWSLFAPNPVSSEGEVLLRARTEDPVTGDVRTTEWISPTELEWSVVRDNPAPSRVSRLSSNLHRRLNTAWNRLNDEQKDIVADDYDDMTVWSPLADDLIEAQGGETSSRVANLVRADRVLTGYATQVARAMWGENIVAVQFQLQRTPVPRWEDRMEPEPDNPDRTYRHFGWRPVLVNDGQDDDAFARTLLRLRDQVRGVAS; encoded by the coding sequence GTGTCCGACAAGCAGGACGAGCAACGCTCAGACTACGTACCACCTATCGCCCGGGGGATAGCCTTCTTCCTCGTAGGGCTCCTTGGCATCCATTTCGCGGCCACCTTCTTGTGGAATGCACCGGACAATCCGATCAAGGACTCCGTCCGGGACGAGATGCGCAGCTATATCCAGCCGTTCTTTCAGCAGAACTGGAGCCTGTTCGCGCCGAATCCGGTGAGCAGTGAAGGGGAGGTGCTGCTGCGGGCGCGGACTGAAGACCCGGTCACCGGTGATGTCCGGACCACGGAATGGATCTCGCCCACTGAACTCGAGTGGAGCGTGGTGCGGGACAACCCGGCGCCGTCACGCGTCAGCCGCCTCTCGTCCAATCTTCATCGGCGGCTCAACACGGCGTGGAACCGGCTGAACGATGAACAGAAGGACATCGTGGCTGACGACTACGACGACATGACCGTCTGGTCGCCACTCGCTGACGACCTGATCGAAGCGCAGGGTGGTGAGACATCGTCGCGGGTGGCCAACCTGGTGCGTGCCGACCGGGTGCTGACCGGCTACGCCACCCAGGTGGCTCGGGCAATGTGGGGCGAGAACATCGTGGCCGTCCAGTTCCAGTTGCAACGCACGCCGGTGCCCCGATGGGAAGATCGCATGGAGCCGGAGCCGGACAACCCCGACCGGACATATCGCCACTTCGGCTGGCGCCCGGTGCTGGTCAACGACGGCCAGGATGACGATGCGTTCGCGCGGACATTGCTGCGCCTGCGTGACCAGGTTCGGGGAGTGGCGTCATGA
- a CDS encoding HTTM domain-containing protein — MIGSLARDLFRLVASTAGRVIDQGERWLFDRKKATYGLSVMRMCLGVAIVGSLTVNFVDRYYVWGPGARWLQPWLVIDDWGFPFTVIFTPDDSTVMFTVKYLCLGVVAVLFTLGWRTRVITPLLLLMLASLMRLNPVATDAGDNLTRIMLLFMCFADVSARWSLDARRRAAAGPPRRRIPAWPGVLFHNVALIAIAGQVFVVYVVSGLSKVQGSMWQEGVGLYYPLRIAQYEAWPALNELVYSSAFFVTVGSYVTVFVQVFFPLLLLRRGTRIMALVLVFFMHVGIAVTMALPWFSLAILAADAIFIRDDSYRAAMRWLSRARRADPGGLGPAEPVPVVRPEEQLRPL, encoded by the coding sequence ATGATCGGCTCGCTGGCCCGTGACCTCTTCCGGCTGGTCGCATCCACTGCCGGAAGAGTGATCGATCAGGGCGAGCGCTGGCTGTTCGATCGCAAGAAAGCCACGTACGGCCTGTCGGTGATGCGAATGTGCCTCGGCGTCGCAATCGTCGGCTCGCTCACGGTCAACTTCGTCGATCGCTATTACGTATGGGGCCCTGGTGCCCGCTGGCTGCAGCCTTGGCTGGTGATCGACGACTGGGGGTTCCCGTTCACCGTCATCTTCACCCCGGACGACTCAACAGTGATGTTCACGGTGAAGTACCTCTGCCTGGGCGTTGTCGCCGTACTCTTCACGCTTGGCTGGCGCACTCGCGTGATCACTCCGCTGCTGCTGCTGATGCTCGCCAGCCTGATGCGGCTGAACCCGGTGGCAACCGATGCTGGTGACAACCTGACCAGAATCATGTTGCTCTTCATGTGCTTCGCCGATGTCAGCGCCCGATGGTCGCTAGACGCCCGGCGTCGTGCCGCCGCCGGGCCGCCGCGCCGCCGTATTCCGGCTTGGCCCGGCGTGCTGTTCCACAACGTTGCCTTGATCGCGATCGCCGGCCAGGTGTTCGTCGTCTATGTCGTGTCCGGGTTGTCGAAGGTGCAGGGGTCGATGTGGCAAGAAGGAGTCGGCCTCTACTATCCCTTGCGGATCGCCCAGTACGAGGCCTGGCCGGCGTTGAATGAACTGGTTTACTCCAGCGCGTTCTTCGTCACGGTCGGCAGTTATGTCACGGTCTTCGTTCAGGTCTTCTTCCCGTTGCTGTTGCTCCGGCGCGGCACCCGGATCATGGCGCTCGTGCTCGTCTTCTTCATGCATGTCGGCATCGCCGTGACCATGGCGCTGCCGTGGTTCTCGTTGGCGATTCTGGCCGCCGATGCCATCTTCATCCGCGACGATTCCTATCGGGCGGCGATGCGATGGCTGAGCCGTGCGAGGCGGGCCGATCCGGGCGGACTCGGCCCGGCTGAGCCGGTGCCTGTCGTCAGGCCCGAGGAGCAGCTGCGGCCGCTGTGA
- a CDS encoding electron transfer flavoprotein subunit beta/FixA family protein: protein MKIIALVKHVPDAAADRTFNDADNTTDRVGVDGILSELDEYAVEAALKIAESGDAEVIAVTMGPEGAVDAVKRALQMGAHSGVHIVDDALHGSDALATSRVLATAIEKVGDVDLVLSGMASTDGGMSVVPAMVAERLGLAHVGFVGELTLNGATVTARRDADVTETVEASLPAVVSVTDQINEPRYPSFKGIMAAKKKPVETWSLADLGIESEAVGLSAAWSVVDAIDQRPERTQGEIVTDEGDGGVKLAEYLASQKFV from the coding sequence ATGAAAATCATCGCCCTGGTGAAACACGTGCCGGACGCTGCCGCGGATCGGACGTTCAACGACGCTGACAACACCACGGACCGAGTTGGTGTGGACGGAATCTTGTCCGAACTCGACGAGTATGCCGTTGAAGCAGCGCTGAAGATCGCTGAATCCGGAGACGCCGAGGTCATCGCGGTCACAATGGGTCCAGAAGGCGCCGTCGATGCTGTCAAGCGCGCGCTTCAGATGGGCGCCCACTCGGGTGTTCACATCGTCGACGACGCCTTGCACGGTTCGGACGCGCTGGCGACGTCGCGAGTGCTGGCGACGGCCATCGAGAAGGTAGGTGACGTCGACCTCGTGCTGTCGGGCATGGCCTCGACCGACGGCGGTATGAGCGTGGTCCCGGCCATGGTCGCCGAACGGCTCGGGCTGGCACATGTCGGGTTCGTCGGTGAGCTGACGCTGAATGGCGCCACCGTGACGGCGCGCCGCGACGCGGATGTGACCGAGACCGTCGAGGCATCGCTGCCGGCCGTCGTCTCGGTGACCGACCAGATCAACGAGCCGCGTTACCCCTCGTTCAAGGGCATCATGGCGGCGAAGAAGAAGCCGGTCGAGACCTGGTCTCTGGCCGACCTCGGTATCGAGTCCGAGGCAGTGGGCCTCTCTGCCGCGTGGTCCGTGGTCGACGCCATTGATCAGCGCCCCGAGCGCACTCAGGGTGAGATCGTCACCGACGAAGGCGACGGCGGCGTCAAACTCGCCGAGTACCTTGCCAGCCAGAAATTCGTCTGA
- a CDS encoding electron transfer flavoprotein subunit alpha/FixB family protein: MTEILVLVDHADGAVRKTTTELLTIARRAGEPSAVFLGSGYEAAKETLSAFGAEKVYVADAPELDDYLVAPKAEVLAQIAANVNPAAVLIASNPDGKEIAARLAVKLESGIITDAVDVGADLTTTQSAFAASYSVTARVTHGTPVITVKPNSATPEQAATTPVEEKVAASVSDTSKAARIVSRSAREATGRPELTEAAIVVSGGRGTGGNFAPVEALADALGGAVGASRAAVDSGWYPHSHQVGQTGQTVSPQLYIAAGISGAIQHRAGMQTSKTIVAVDKDPEAPIFSMVDFGVVGDLHTILPQATEEILKRKG; this comes from the coding sequence ATGACTGAGATCCTCGTCCTCGTCGACCACGCTGACGGCGCGGTACGCAAGACCACGACCGAACTGCTGACCATCGCTCGCCGGGCCGGCGAGCCCTCGGCGGTCTTCCTCGGTTCGGGCTATGAAGCTGCCAAAGAGACGTTGAGCGCGTTCGGCGCCGAGAAGGTATATGTGGCCGACGCTCCGGAGCTGGACGACTATCTGGTGGCGCCCAAGGCGGAAGTCCTGGCGCAGATCGCCGCCAACGTCAACCCAGCGGCGGTGCTGATCGCTTCCAACCCGGATGGCAAAGAGATCGCGGCGCGGCTGGCGGTCAAGCTCGAGTCCGGCATCATCACCGACGCGGTGGACGTCGGGGCTGACCTGACGACCACCCAGTCGGCCTTCGCCGCCAGCTACAGCGTGACCGCGCGGGTCACCCACGGCACACCGGTCATCACCGTCAAGCCGAACTCCGCGACACCGGAGCAGGCTGCCACCACGCCGGTCGAGGAGAAGGTCGCCGCGTCGGTGTCCGATACCTCGAAGGCCGCGAGGATCGTCTCCCGGAGTGCGCGCGAGGCGACCGGGCGGCCGGAACTCACCGAGGCTGCCATCGTCGTGTCCGGAGGGCGCGGCACCGGCGGCAACTTCGCCCCGGTAGAAGCCCTGGCCGACGCCCTGGGCGGCGCAGTCGGCGCTTCGCGCGCCGCGGTCGACTCCGGCTGGTACCCGCACAGCCACCAGGTGGGCCAGACCGGCCAGACCGTGTCGCCGCAGCTGTACATCGCGGCCGGCATCTCCGGAGCTATCCAGCACCGTGCCGGTATGCAGACCTCGAAGACGATCGTCGCGGTCGACAAAGACCCGGAGGCGCCGATCTTCTCGATGGTGGACTTCGGCGTCGTCGGCGATCTGCACACCATCCTGCCGCAGGCGACCGAGGAGATCCTGAAGCGTAAGGGCTGA
- a CDS encoding M20 family metallopeptidase — translation MDALTLTRELIRLNTALDGEAAAAALIARRLEASGTATTVLEWRSGRHQLIARHGGDLDGTNRPVILTGHLDTVAVDTGSWTADPWGADVTDGWVYGRGSSDMKAGVAALTVAFITHASRPHRCRGVHLLLTAAEETGCEGARQLADAMPADPWAVIVAEPTANRLVLGHKGALWLRLSAHGRAAHGSRPELGDNAALRLARAVQDVVAADIWPTHPQLGASTVNVGTFHAGQQVNLVPHHAEAGLDIRSVPGVQHAALARAVGTAAGAHVDVTPMLDLAPVLTDPAHPAAESMRAVLRELGLTDDPLPGATYFTDAAVLGGPALILGPGEPEQAHVTDERCRVENIYAACDVYTSLLDKACAQH, via the coding sequence ATGGACGCCCTGACGCTGACCCGCGAACTAATCCGGCTGAATACCGCTCTGGACGGAGAGGCCGCCGCGGCGGCTCTCATCGCCAGGCGCCTGGAGGCTTCGGGGACCGCCACAACGGTGCTCGAATGGCGGTCCGGCCGGCATCAGCTGATCGCCCGGCACGGCGGCGACCTGGACGGAACCAACCGGCCGGTCATACTAACCGGGCACCTCGACACCGTCGCCGTCGACACCGGTTCCTGGACGGCCGATCCATGGGGCGCGGACGTCACCGACGGCTGGGTTTACGGCCGTGGCAGCAGCGACATGAAGGCTGGCGTCGCCGCCCTCACCGTCGCCTTCATCACCCACGCCAGCCGCCCGCATCGCTGCCGCGGGGTCCATCTCCTGCTCACCGCTGCCGAGGAGACGGGCTGCGAGGGCGCGCGCCAGCTCGCCGACGCCATGCCTGCGGACCCGTGGGCGGTGATCGTCGCCGAGCCCACCGCCAACCGGCTGGTGCTCGGCCACAAGGGCGCGTTGTGGTTGCGGCTGAGCGCACACGGCCGGGCAGCACATGGCTCCCGGCCCGAGCTCGGGGACAACGCTGCTCTGCGCCTGGCCCGGGCGGTGCAGGACGTCGTCGCCGCGGACATCTGGCCGACCCACCCACAACTCGGCGCGAGCACCGTCAACGTCGGCACCTTCCACGCCGGCCAGCAGGTGAACCTCGTGCCTCACCACGCCGAAGCGGGCCTCGACATCCGATCCGTGCCTGGTGTGCAGCACGCGGCGCTGGCCCGCGCCGTGGGCACGGCTGCCGGCGCCCACGTGGACGTCACACCGATGCTGGACCTGGCGCCTGTACTCACCGACCCTGCCCATCCGGCGGCCGAGAGCATGCGTGCCGTGCTCCGTGAGCTCGGCCTGACCGACGACCCATTGCCGGGCGCGACCTACTTCACCGACGCCGCCGTACTCGGCGGGCCCGCGCTGATCCTCGGCCCGGGCGAGCCCGAGCAGGCACACGTCACCGACGAGCGGTGCCGGGTCGAGAACATCTACGCCGCATGTGACGTTTACACAAGCCTGCTAGACAAGGCCTGCGCACAGCACTGA
- a CDS encoding substrate-binding domain-containing protein, translated as MAVTIHDVAREAGVSVSTVSRALSGARRVGPEVAERVHEAARLVGYRHNAVARALRAQRTGVIGMIVPEISNPFFPAIVEAVERTLQESDRELMLCDARLSADVERRRIHALLGRQVDGLLISPVDSQASAEGLREAMRHTPVVQLDRYADQVRLDWVGVDDEAGMAHVVNHVRELGAQRIVLVSAGQQSSSGRDRLDALRRATASAGITECVELLGEFSIEWGESAARQLLAGGELPDALVCGNDEIAVGAIRELRRHGVAIPEQVMITGFDDIFIASYVEPALTTLRQPREAIATEAVRLLDARLADTDLPVRKLALEPELVVRESTVSSAEPE; from the coding sequence GTGGCTGTCACCATCCACGACGTCGCCCGGGAGGCGGGGGTATCGGTCTCCACAGTCTCGCGTGCACTGTCTGGTGCCCGGCGGGTCGGGCCGGAGGTGGCCGAGCGTGTGCACGAGGCCGCTCGCCTGGTCGGCTACCGGCACAATGCCGTGGCGCGAGCCCTGCGGGCACAACGCACAGGCGTCATCGGGATGATCGTCCCGGAGATCAGCAATCCGTTCTTCCCAGCCATCGTCGAGGCCGTCGAGCGCACACTTCAGGAGTCCGACCGCGAGCTGATGCTGTGCGACGCCCGGCTGTCCGCGGATGTCGAGCGGCGGCGCATCCATGCGCTGCTCGGCCGGCAGGTGGACGGCCTGCTGATCAGTCCGGTCGACTCCCAGGCAAGCGCCGAGGGCCTGCGCGAAGCCATGCGGCACACTCCCGTCGTCCAGCTCGACCGGTATGCCGACCAGGTCCGGTTGGACTGGGTAGGTGTCGACGACGAAGCTGGAATGGCGCACGTGGTGAACCATGTCCGCGAACTCGGCGCCCAGCGCATCGTCCTGGTCAGCGCCGGACAGCAGAGTTCGAGCGGCCGGGACCGGCTGGACGCGCTGCGGCGTGCCACCGCCTCCGCCGGGATCACCGAGTGCGTCGAACTGCTCGGAGAGTTCAGCATCGAATGGGGCGAGTCGGCCGCTCGACAGCTCCTCGCCGGCGGCGAACTGCCGGACGCTCTGGTGTGCGGCAACGACGAGATCGCCGTGGGAGCGATCCGCGAGCTACGCAGGCACGGTGTGGCCATTCCGGAGCAGGTGATGATCACTGGGTTCGACGACATCTTCATCGCCAGCTACGTCGAACCCGCACTGACTACGCTGCGGCAGCCACGCGAGGCGATCGCCACCGAAGCCGTGCGGCTGCTCGACGCCCGCCTGGCCGACACCGACCTTCCGGTGCGCAAGCTGGCGCTGGAACCCGAACTCGTCGTCCGGGAGAGCACCGTGTCCAGCGCCGAACCGGAGTGA
- a CDS encoding substrate-binding domain-containing protein, whose translation MTHVRAARTGMAVALAGSMLALAACGGNGDDGGNDGDGDGDIKIGLVQINQQALFFNEMNAGAEEAAEDEGVDLTIFNANDDASTQNEAIANMVTQGFDALIVVAIDVEGIKPALAEAKDAGMAVIAVDAIVDDPNVDVQVGVDNDEAGRQIGEYVNSWIEENGADSNIGVVGALNSFIQNIRMDSFVETVEAAGGVITQTVDGENRQEAAMAAAENMVTAQDETSIVYATGEPALLGTVAAVRSQNAADRIRVFGWDLTAEAISGIDEGFVEAVVQQDPRAEGVVAVQAAKTLVEGGAVESPIDVPVAIVTSDNVDEFRSIFE comes from the coding sequence ATGACCCACGTCAGGGCGGCCCGTACGGGCATGGCCGTTGCGCTTGCAGGCTCCATGCTGGCGCTCGCCGCTTGCGGCGGCAATGGCGACGACGGTGGTAACGACGGCGACGGGGACGGCGACATCAAGATCGGCCTCGTCCAGATCAACCAGCAAGCTTTGTTCTTCAACGAGATGAACGCAGGCGCCGAGGAAGCTGCCGAGGACGAGGGCGTCGACCTGACGATCTTCAATGCCAACGACGACGCCTCCACCCAGAACGAGGCCATCGCCAATATGGTGACCCAAGGGTTCGACGCGCTGATCGTCGTGGCGATCGACGTCGAAGGAATCAAGCCGGCGCTGGCTGAGGCCAAGGACGCCGGCATGGCCGTGATAGCCGTCGATGCGATCGTCGACGACCCGAACGTCGACGTGCAGGTGGGCGTGGACAACGACGAGGCGGGCCGGCAGATCGGTGAGTACGTCAACTCCTGGATCGAGGAGAACGGCGCTGACTCCAATATTGGCGTGGTCGGTGCGCTGAACTCGTTCATCCAGAACATCCGCATGGATAGCTTCGTCGAGACCGTCGAAGCCGCGGGTGGCGTCATCACCCAGACCGTCGACGGTGAGAATCGCCAAGAGGCGGCCATGGCGGCGGCCGAGAACATGGTGACGGCGCAGGACGAGACCTCGATCGTCTACGCCACCGGTGAGCCGGCCTTGCTGGGAACGGTTGCCGCGGTGCGCTCACAGAACGCCGCGGATCGGATCCGGGTCTTCGGGTGGGATCTCACCGCGGAGGCGATCTCCGGGATTGACGAAGGATTCGTCGAGGCGGTCGTCCAGCAGGATCCCCGCGCGGAAGGTGTCGTGGCCGTGCAGGCGGCGAAGACCTTGGTCGAGGGCGGTGCGGTGGAGTCACCGATCGACGTGCCGGTCGCCATTGTGACCAGTGACAACGTCGACGAGTTCCGCTCGATCTTCGAGTAG